CCCGGCCAGTGCCCCAGAGATTGCGGGCGCTGGCTTTCTGCCCCGACCCTTTTTGTCCCGACCCTTTTTGTCCCGATCCTTTTTTGCCCCGATCCTTTTTACCCCTGCCCTTTCTGTGGCCTCGGATAACCTCCCGCCTGCGGCAAACCGGTTGTTAGAATCCTCGATCAAGCGATCGATTCGAGCCGTGTTTCCATGAAAAAAATCCTTCTCTCCGCGGCGGCCACGTTGGCAGGCCTACTTCTGGTCGTGGCGCTGCTCGCACCCACCCTGCTGGGCTTTTCCATTACCCAGGCCGGCAACGCTGTACGGGTGGCTACGGGGATGGGCGCAAAGCTCGCCTGCTCCGGCCACTATGTGTCCGGGTTTGATCCGGCCCGCAATCTCGACGACCTCGCCTCTTACTCTGCCGCCAACCGCCTGCTGGATCTGGAATACGCCAACCAGCGTGTTACCGCGTCGCTGTTTGGCTTGGGCAAGACCAGTGCAACCTACCGCCCCGGGCTGGGCTGCACCCTCGACATCGGCGACACGCGCGCCCTCGACCAGGTGAAGTTCGAGCCAGTAAATACCGGGCAACGGGACAGCACGACCGGTGAATGGCCGCAGGGTAGCGCCGCGCACCACATCGACTCCGGACTACAGCAGACTCTCGACCAGATCCTGGCCCGAGACAATCAATCCGGGCTGCAAACCCGCGCTTTGCTGGTGGTGCAAAATGGAAATCTGGTTGCCGAGTCATACGCAGACGGCATTACGGCGCAAACGCCACTGCTCGGCTGGTCCATGGGCAAGAGCCTGACGGCGATGATGGTGGGCAGATTACAGGCGTTACAGCCATACCAGGACACATCCTCCTCCCTGTTTCCGGAGTGGTCCGACGCGCGCCGCGAGATCAGCCTGCAGAACCTGCTGCAGATGACTTCAGGGCTGGATTTCGACGAGACCTATGCGCCGGGCAGCGATGCCACCCGCATGCTGTTTAGCGCCCGCAGCGCGTCCGAGGTTGCGCTGCAGAGTACGCTTGCGCATACGCCGGGCACGCACTTTTCCTACTCTTCCGGCACCACCAACCTGCTGGCCCGCTGGCTGCACAACCGGCTTGGCGGCAGCCCGCAAGCCAGTCTCGATTTTTTACAGCGCCAGATCATGGCGCCACTGGGCATGCGCCACACTACGTTCGAAGTGGACGCCAGCGGGGTATTTGTCGGCAGTTCCTATATCTATGCACCCGCCCGCGACTGGGCGCGCCTCGGCCTGTTGATGCTGAACGACGGTGTCTGGGACAACCAGCGCCTGCTGCCCGAGGGATGGGTGGCCGCAGCGAGCCGCCCCAATCCCAGTGAAAATGGCCCAGCCTACGGCTACCAGTTCTGGCTGAACCGCGGCGGGGAAACCCTGCGCTTTCCCGAGCTGCCGGAAGACAGCTACTTTATGCTGGGCAACCGCAAGCAGGTGGTGATGATCTCCCCTACCACCGACACCGTGATTGTGCGCCTCGGCTGGAGCGCAGAGGACTACCCCACCGGCAAAAACTTCGCACAGTTACTGCCACAAGGCTAACTGCCAGTATGCAGCAGCTGACGCGCTAGCGTGGCAGCTGCTGCTCGATGACCTGTACCGCTTGCTCCGATACCCCGAGTTTTTCAGCCAGCGTATCCAGGTACTGTTTTTCCTTGGGGTTGTCTGGATTGATCGACATGGCGGACACCAGGTAAAGGTTGAATGCAGTAGCCGGGTCACTCGCGGCGGATACCACGTCGTCCATACTCACTGGCTGCGTCAAGTAGTGCCGGAACGCCTCCAGATCAGAAGTATCCAGCTGGCCATCGAGCGCCTGCAAAATATTGCGCTGTTCCGCCTCGTCAATGGTCCCATCTGCCTGGGCAGCAGCCACCATCGCCTTCAGCATCACATCCGCCTGGGCCTCGCCATCGCCAGAATCTGCGTCGTCTGCGGTATTCACAAACCCGAACAGGCCGCCGTTGCCACGCGGTGCCGTATTCTGCCAGTTCCCCGGATTACTCTGTGGCCCCTGCGGCCCCTGCTGACCGAACTTGCCGCCGGCACGACCAAAGATCTGCCCCAACACATCGCCGAGGCCACCGCCCAGGCCACCCCCCAGACCACCCCCGGCACCGCCGGGTACCGCCCCGCCACTACCCCCGGACTGCTGCATCTGGGCAAAGATACGCCGTGCGATCTCCATCAATACCGCAGCGCCCCCGGCACCCGCGCCGCTGGGAATGGCGCCACCGAAAATATCCCCATCAGGACGCTGCGCGCCGCCCCCGGACGGGCTACCGCCGGGATTCAGGCCACCGGGCTGGCCGGCCCGGGCCAGAATATCGTCCAGACTGGGGCCGTCGGACGCATTGGGGGATGGCACCTTGCTGAAGTCCGGCCGGTGGAAATCGGCAGGCGGCCGGCCCGGTGCAGGCGCCGATTGCTGGCGGATTTTCTTGTTGAGCATGGACATTCCGGCGCCGATCAGCGCACCCAGAAGCAATTTTTTGTTCATAAACCCATGGCCTCTGCCAGTATCAGAATCAGCCCAAACTTTAGGGTCCGAGGCCAGGCACCACCAACGCTGTCTGTGGCGTCTTGCGCAGTGATCAAGCACCCTGGCGCAATCGGCACTGCAAGGCCGTGGAAGAGTCGTTACAATCGGCCCCCGATTGCGCGCCGCCACTGGCGCGCCCAATTTTCAGGCACTCATCAGCAAGCGCACACGAAAAGCGCACACCAGAAAGAAAGGATCCCCATGACTCTTGCCCTGCTCGCCATTCTCGCCGGATTTGTCCTGCTGATGTGGAGCGCTGACCGCTTCGTCGATGGCGCGGCAGCCACCGCCAAGCATGCGGGTATGCCGTCGCTGCTGATCGGCATGGTCATCGTGGGGTTCGGCACGTCTGCGCCGGAAATGGTGGTGTCGGCAATGGCCGCGCTGGACGGCAGCCCGGGGCTGGCGCTGGGCAATGCCTACGGCTCGAATATTGCCAATACCGGCCTGATCCTCGGCGCCACCGCGATCCTCATCCCCCTGACCGTCAACAGTAAGATCATCCGCAAGGAGCTTCCGCTGCTGCTGGCCATCACCTGTTTGACTGCGGCATTTTTCTGGAACGGGGGGCTCAGCCGTCTCGAGTCTCTCATTCTGCTGGCGGGCTTCTTCGGCTTGATCGGCTGGTCTATTTTCTCCGCCTTGCGCGGCAAGGGCGATGCGATTGAAGGAGAAATGGATACGGAGCTGGAGCAGCACGACATGCCGCTGGGCACGGCCTTGTTCTGGGTGGGCGCCGGCCTGATTTTATTGATCGTGAGCTCACGAATACTGGTGTGGGGGGCGGTGACCATCGCCCATCAATTGGGGGTCAGCGACCTGATCATCGGCCTCACCATTGTTGCTCTCGGCACCTCACTGCCCGAGCTGGCGGCGACCGTTGCCGCCGCGCGCAAGGGCGAGCACGATATCGCCATCGGCAATGTGGTGGGTTCAAACATGTTCAACCTGCTGGCGGTTGTGGGTATCGCCGGTGCGATCGCCCCCATGGACACCGTGCCCGCAGAGCTCATCACCCGCGACTGGCCAATGGTCGTGGGGCTCACCATTGCCCTGTTTATTTTTGGCTACGGCTTCCGCGGTCGACAGGGGCGCATCAACCGCTTTGAGGGTGCCGCGCTGCTCGCCGCGTATGTGGCGTACACCGGCTATCTGATTTACGAAATCACCAGTGCGGCGCTCTAGGCGCCTGGCCAAGAACCATTAGCAATCAACAGGAACGCTAGCGCCGCTCCAGACGACGAATACGTGCACGGAGCTGCTCGATCTCTTCCAGCAGTTCCAGTGCCAGCGCCGCACCGGCGTGATTGACGCCCAGGTCCTGCTCCAGACGCACCACACGCCTGACTCGCCGCACACACACGCCACTGAACGCCAGCGAACGACTGGCGCGATGCGGCTCGATCACCCCCTCGTCCATCAGCGCCATCACCTGCTCCGCCGACAGGGAGCAGGCAATACACAATTCTCGCAGGGTGAGCAGGCTGTCTTCATCCAGAATCACTGCCGCTTCGGCAGGTTCATATTCCGTTGGCATTTGCGTAGCCTCCCGCTTTCGCCTCAGACGCCACCCGCGTCACTGCGCGGATCGAAATTGAATGCATCGCGAAACTGGCGATAGGCCGCCTTTTCCGCATCGGTGGTTGCCGGCGGTGTAACGATGTCCACCACCACATACAAGTCACCCGGCTCTTTGGCGGGCAAGCCGCGCCCTTTGAGCCGCAGTTTGCTGCCGCTCTTGCTGTTGGCGGGCAATGTCAGATTGACCGGTCCATCGGGGGTGTGCACCCGCACCTTGTCACCCAGGGCTGCCTCCCACGGCGCCACCGGCAAGTCCAGATAGACCGTCTTGCCCTCCACGCTGAATCGCGCATGGGGGTTGAAGTGGATTTCCAGAAACAGGTCGCCGGCCTTGCCTTGTCCCATTCCGGGCTGCCCCTGGCCCGCCAGACGAATCTGTTGGCCCTCGGTAACACCTTTGGGAATGGTGACATTCAGGGTGCGCTCTTTGACCACTGGGCGTCCATCCGCGCCCAGCTCGGAATGCTTCAGCGTAATCTGTCGTTTGCTCCCCCGGTAACTGTCGTCTATATCAATTGCGATGCGCGCGTAGGTATTTTCGCCCTGGGCATGAAATTGCCGGCCACCCTGCTGAAAACCGCTCCGGTGGAATCCCCCGCGCCCGAACAGGCTCTCAAAAAAATCGCTGAATGCCTCCGGGTCCGCTTCGGTGTAGCCACCACCGTGAAACTCGAATCCCTGATCCCAGTTTGGCGGCGGATTAAAGTCCTGGCCACTGTTCCAATTGCTCCCCAGCTGATCGTACGCAGCGCGCTTTTCCGGGTCCTTCAGCACTTCATAGGCTTCGCTCACTTCCTTGAAGCGATCTTCCGCGTCGCCCTCTTTGCTCACATCCGGGTGATATTTTCGCGCGAGCTTGCGGTAGGCCCGCTTGATTTCATCCTGTCCCGCACTGCGCTCAACACCCAGAATCTGGTAGTAATCGCGATATTCCATGGGCAGACCAATATCCCTATGAAAAAGCCCTGAAGAAGCCCCGCAGAAGCGAAGTGACAGTAATAAAAAAGGCACCCGAAGGTGCCTTTCCGTTCATCCGTGAACGCTACTCTCTACACCAAGAAGGTGATCAGAAAGAGTAACCAACACCCAGGTTGAATACCCAGGGGCTGTAATCCACATCAGTCGCCGTTGCGCGACGAGTGATGGATGGGTCGCTGGACTGAGCGTCCTTGTAGTAAACATTGATATCGGTATCTGCATCGATGTACAGAACCGCAGCGTTTACCAGGAAGGCGCTATCGCGACCAAAACGGAAGTCCACACCCAGCTGGCCGGTGAAGCCCCACGAGTGCTGGAAGCCCACATCCGCATCGGTGGCAATCACACCACCATTGATGAGATCATCGTTGTAGCGGCGGGAAAAACCTTCATCACTGAAATCGGTGTAGTTCACACCGATACCAACGTAAGGCTGCCCCAGGCAGTCGCGGCTCAGCGGATACCAGTTCAGGTAGGCGTTGGAGTAGCTTGCATCAAAGCTGCCTACCTTGTATCCGATATCATCGATGGTCACATTGCCACGGGAAATGCTCTTCAGATCCATATCGTGATTGGTAGAGCCGATGTACATCAGCTCTACACCCCAGTGCTCTACCGGCAGCCAAGCACCGGAGATATTCCAGGTGGTATCGCTATCGATGTCATAGCCTTCCTTGAACCAACCATCATTCAGTCTCAGGTTGTCATCATTATCATCCGGGTCTACCCAGCTGGCACCAACACGGACAACAAAATCACCATCACTCCACATATCCGCAGCAGCGTATTGTGCACTCATCAGAGCGGCTACAGCGATTGCAAGCGGTGTCAGAACGCGTGTCTTTTTCATTGAGAACTCCATCGTATTCGGCAAATCAAACAGCAATTAACCCAATCACTGTCAGTCTAGACACGGAAATAACCAGCTGTAGAAAAAACAACCAAAAAAAATCTTCACTTGTGGAACTTTTGCACAGCTGTGACGCCAAACCCTTCTGTTTAAATAATTCCACCGCCAGACAGCGAAATCTGCGCAAACCTGCAGCGCCACAAAAATAAAAAATTACGCGCCATTTTGGATGCGCTCTGCGCCAAACTTATCCACACAAAATAATTTCCGCGCCAAGCCTGTGGAAAAACTCCCTTGCGAACATTCCAATAGGAAAATTTCCGTCAGCGGAATTCAGGCGACATTCAGGTCGCAAAAATTCGGGAAAAATGTGCAGGGAAATATGTAAAGAAATGTAGGGTGGGTAGGACACCCACCCCTCATGCAGATAATTCGTACAGATAACTCGTACAGATAAATAGTTAGCTGACCGCCGTATTACCAGTGCAGCGAGGAAGGCAGCCGCGGCGATGAGAGTAGCCGGGAGAATTTCTGCCAGCGCCCATCCCTGGATTCGGTGTCTCCCTCGATATACTGCTTTACCAGCGCCTTGCCCCAGTTGTAGTTGATCACGTACGCGCCGTAGGTATCCACAAACTGCACGCGCTGCGCCGCCTTTTCCGGACTCATGGCCGTGTATTTCTGAAAGCGGGCCATGGCCTCGTCGCGGTCGATCTTGCCATTGATATATTCCCGGGCAACGATATTTTCCGCAAACTTCAGCTGAGCCAACAACGACAGAACCCGCTGGTATTTTTCTGCAGTGGCGGGATCCAGGCCGGCGAGTGGATACAGGGTTTCCTGCTCGAAACGGGTTTTCTCCGCGCCGGGGAAAGCCAGCTCGATACCGTAATTGGCACTGCCTTCCGCAATCAGTGACTGGGGACTGAACAGAGGATATACGCTGTACTCGGGCCACCCCTGCTCCTGTACCAGTTTCTGCTCCAGTAGTGCATTGTAGGTGTGGTGCCCCGGGTAGCCCTCGTGACAACCCAGATCTACGGCACGGTCAATATAAATGGGCAACCCGGAGTTGATCTGAATCAGGCTGTGCGCTTTTCCCTGATACCAGTTGTAACCACTCCACGGCTTGTCCTGCACATATTCCAGCTTGAAGCTTTCTGCGGGCGGCAACGACATATGCGCCAGCGTGCGCTTTTTGCACTCGGCAATGGCTGCGTTGAATACAACTTCCAGTTTGTCCTCCGGTATGCGGTACTGCTGCTGGAATTGCCGTACCCGCACATGCAGGGGCTCGGCGCCGGGCAGTTCCTGCTCCAGCTGGGCCAGTACCGGGTCGAACTCGGCATAGGTCTGCACTGGGGGCTCGGTGTCGTAAAGCGCCTTGGCCTCTTCCTGAAAGTCGCGGAAGCTCGCATCGGCGATGTGGTGCGCATGCGCCGCGAGCGCGGTCAGCTGGGTTTTGAGGTAGTGCTTACGCAGAGTGTGCAGGTCGCCCGCCGGCGCAATTTCCTCCGGCAACCTGGCGAGCAAGCTCTCTGCGCGGCTTGCCAGCTCCGCCGGAGAGGCGGCATCCGCTGCAGCATCCGTCTTCCATTGCTCAGGGCCGTAATAGGCATCTACATAGCTTTTGTCGTGATTACCCAGGGTGAGCACCAGACGGACATACGCCTGCGCAATCTCGTCGAGTTCCGGGTCAGCCTCGCTGGCCCGCTCCCCCGTCTCGTCCCCTGGGGTTACTTCTGCCGCTTTCTCCCCACGCTCTTTTTCCGGTTGAGGAGCCCTGCTGTCACATCCCGTCAGCGCAGAACTGCACAGCAACGCGAGTAAAACCATCGACAATATATTTTTCACATGATTTCCTGTCATAAATCGGCCCTGACATTCAAAAGAAAAGCGCTTGAGAAAACAGCTGACGAAAACACCGGTCAAAGGGTGACCAAAACCAGCTCAAGGTATCACATCCATTTTCGGCGGCAAACGAGGGATGGCCAGACCGCAGCAGATACCGCAGCTGGTGTGTAGCGTGATCGATGGAAACCTGTGACGTGCGCGCGACTAGCGCTGGCCCAGCTCTCGCTGCCAGTAACGTTGCATTTTCAGAAACAGAAAGGAGGCCGTCCAGGTAATCAGCACCAGTCCGGTCAGCGCTTCGAGCCCCGCGGTGAAACGCAGGGCACCATGGGGCTCGATATCGCCAATACCGAGCGAGGTGTAGGTGGTAAAGGAAAAATAAACGCAGTCAATCAGCGTTCCATCAAAATTCCCCTCCAGGGTACCGAAATGTGGTGAGTGGTACATATACAGGTAACCGAGGGCAAACATCCAAATTTCGACAACGTGCGCCACCAGCGCACCAAATACCCCAATCAGCACATTCACGTTGCGACGCACACTGACTCTACGCCCGAGCCAGAATAGAAAGTTCAGCGCTTCATGATGAAGCACGACCGCCGCCGCGACCAATAGCGAATTGATAAGGAGCGTCAACAACATATCTAGCGTCTTTTCTAACGTCTGCTTTAACGTCTTTTCTGGAAGAACTCTCGTACCAGGGTGCCGGCCTCATCGGCCATCACCCCGCCCTCCACCGCAATTTTGTGGTTGAAGAATGTCTGTTCGGCCAACTGTAACTGACTGACCACCACACCGGCGCGCGGCTCTGCGGCGCCGTATACCAGCCGCGCGATACGAGCGTGAATCAGGGTACCGAAACACATGGTACAGGGCTCAATGGTGACATACAGCGTGGCACCCGGCAGGCGATAATTGTTCTGCCTGGTCGCGGCCGCGCGCAGCGCCATTACTTCTGCGTGGGCGCTGGGGTCGGATGCAGAAATTGGCTGATTGAACCCCTCGCCAATGACCTCTCCGTCGAGCACCACCAGAGCGCCCACGGGCACTTCACCGAGTTCGGCACCCTGGGCGGCGAGCGTCAGGGCCTGCTGCATAAAACGAAAATCTCGCGGCGTCGCCACTTACTAATCCTGTCCTGAATTCTTGATGAAAACCCGCAGCAGAAAATCTGCCTCCAGCAGCAATGCGTCCTCCCGCTGCAGCGCTTCACGGGCCTCTGCGCGACCTGTCCAAGCGAACGGGGTCATGGAGAGAAAATCCTGCACTTGCGCGTTCGAATTTATCGCGAGAGGAAATACACAGCGCATTTCACTCACCGCGTCGAGCCCGGCCAATGAAGCCGGCGCCTCATGCCGCTGCGGCTTATCGTACAGCTGGCTTTTCAGCGCCCACAGATGGTCCGGGCCCGGCGACACATCCAGCACAATTCCACCGGGCCTGAGCACGCGCACCAGTTCTTCGGCAGGCCCAGGCGCAAATACGCGCAAGATGGCATCCACACTGTTGTCCGCCACCGGCAGGTGATAGTTCGAGGCTACGGCAAAATACGCACGGGGTTGTCTTTTCGCCGCCAACCGTACACCGGCTTTGGCGATGTCCACCCCGGCAATCTGCGCATCCGGCCAACCGCAGCCCGATAGTGTTCGCGCATACCAGCCTTCACCACAGCCCAGGTCCAACAGCTGTGCCGACTCCGCGCAACGACTCCGCAACTGCGCGCCGATGGCGTCTGCCAGTGGTTCGTAAAGCCCCGCTTCCAGAAACCGACGGCGCGCATTGAGCATGTCTGCCGAATCCCCCGGTTCACGGCTACGTTTTTGCTGAACCGGCAGCAGATTGACGTACCCTTCCTTGGCGCGATCAAAGCTATGCCCGTTGGCACACAGCCAACTTTGCGCTTGCAATTCGAGGGCTTGTTTACAATGCGGGCACTGCCAGATCATACGCTTTCGCTGATTTCCTGCTGATGGTGAGACACGGACTTGTCGAGGATCATCTCCGCCGCTTTTTCCGCGATGGCAATCACCGGCGCATTGGTGTTACCACTGATAAGGGTTGGCATTATGGAGGCATCCACCACACGCAGTCCATCGACGCCACGTACACGCAACGCACTATCCACCACCGCCATCTCATCCTGACCCATTTTGCAGGTGCCGACGGGATGGTAAATGGTTTCTGCGTTCTTGCGGATAAAGTCAGCAATGGCTTCCGGCTGACGCAGCGCTTCGGCCGGTGACCACCAGTCTTTGTGCACGGTTTTCAGCGCGCTTTTCTCGATAATCTCACGCACCATTTCGAATCCCTCAACCAGCACCTGGAGATCCTCGGGATGGGACAGATAGTTGGGCTGTATCAACGGCAAGGCTCTGGGATCCCGGGAGGCCAGGGAAATACTGCCACGACTTTTTGGACGGAGCGCACACGCATGCAGGGAATAGCCGTTGCCTGGCTTTTTGGTAAACCCGTGGTTAAACAGTGGCACCGCGCTCAAGTGGAACTGAATATCCGGGTACTCGCCCGCCAGACTGGAACTGGCAAAACCGCCGGCCTCGGCGACGTTGTTGGTCAACATGCCGCGATTGAGCAGCAGGTACTCGGGGAAATGCAGTGCGGCTTTTAATTTGGGCCAAAGGGCATCGTTAAACCCGACGGCCGTATTGGTCTGCACCACCTGGGTAATGTCCAGGTGGTCCTGCAGGTTTTGCCCAACACCCGGCAGATGGCACTGGGAAACAATACCCAGTTTTTTCAGCTGCTCTTCCGGCCCAACCCCTGAAAGCATCAGCAACTGCGGCGACTGAATGGCCCCGGCGCTCAGGATCACCTCTTTATTGGCGACAATACGATCCCCATTGAGCATCCGAACCGCGGCTACACGATCGCCCTTGAATTCCAGTCTGGCGGCGGGCGCACTGGTGAAAATACTCAGGTTCGGGCGATTTTTAACCGGATACAGGTAGGCTGTGGCAGCCGAGCAACGGCGGCCAAACTTCTGGGTGACCTGGTAGAAACCCACCCCGTTTTGCTGGTGCCCGTTAAAGTCGTGATTGAGCCGGTGCCCGGCTTCGCGGGCGGCGCTCAGAAAGGCCTCGCCGGCCGCCGATTTCCACTTCAGGTCTGAGACCGCGAGTGGCCCGAAGCCGCTATGGTATGCATCACTGCCCCGCTGGTTGCCCTCCGCCAGCAGGAAATACGGCAACATGCCGGACCAGCCCCAATCCGGGTTACCCGCGGCTTCCCAAGCATTGTAATCACCGGGATTGCCACGGGTGTAGATCATGGCGTTGATCGCGCTACTGCCACCCAGCACACGCCCACGCGGCCAGAACAGGCGACGATTATCCAGGTTGGGTTGGGGCTCGGTGTAGTGGTGCAAGTTAAAGCGCTTGCCGGGAAGCAGGTAGCCAATACCGACGGGCATCTGGATAAGCAGACTGTGATCAGACGGGCCCGCCTCCAGAAGACACACCCGGTTCTGCTCGTCCGCACTCAACCGGTTGGCAAGTACGCACCCCGCGGAGCCCCCGCCGATAATCACGTAGTCATACACCTTGCTTCGCGCCATGGCCTTCTCCCTGTTAAAAATTATGTTTATGCGTAGATGGCACCACCAACAGCTGGTGTGTAATGCGCAATCTAACACCGAAATCCCATGAAAAAGCGCCAACAGCGCGACAAGACCCGAGCAATTCCGAAATCCGTGAGAGATTCCCCCGCCGTTGCCGGGGGCTGCTCCAGCAATTGTAGACAGGCGCTGCCGGGAGCTCGCGGTGGGTGATGCGAAGTGAGAACGCAAGGTAGTGGGACTAGGAGGATCCTGAGCTGAAAGTCAGGGGGAGAAAAAAGGGAGTTAGCCGGTATTGAAAGGCGGGCGCCCGATTGCCGGGCACCCGCTACCAGAACAATGGTCTAGAGGGCCTGGGCCGTATCCAGCGCCACCGCACGCCCGGCGCGTTCGCCATCGGCACTGCGCGCACGGATCGACTTCACAGACTCTGGCGCCACACCATCGGTCAGCGCCTGCCAGGCGTGCCCGTCAAAGTACTCCAGCGCCAGGCCAGGGTACGGCAAGGCGGTTTTCACCTGTCCGTCTGCGACGATTGCACCGGGCACCGGCACCCGGTAGCCAATACCGGCACGATCCAGTTTCAGCAATTCCTTCCGCCCCAGCGCCGCGGAAAAACCGGACCAGTCTTTCGCCAATGCCTGCTTGTCGACAAAGGCGGTTTCCGCGGAGAACGTCTGCCCCTGTTTCAGTGGCAGCTCCCACGACGCCTGGTGCCAGGCGCGCTCGGCCAGTGCCAGCAAACGCGGATACACCTGATACTCCACCGCCTCATCGGTGCGCACCACTTCACTCCACAGCTGGCCCTGGATACCGCGCACGCTGGCGGTAAATTCCTCAGAGGGCGAGGTCGCGGTCCAACCGCGGCCGTCCCGGTTGGGATACAGTTCCGCCAGCTGGGCCGTATTCAACGGCGTGTAGCTGAAGGTTTTGCGGGTATCGGTGTAGCGCGATGCCCAGTAGTAACCACGCTCTTTCGGATCGATTTCCTGCGGCATATCGAAGTACAGGAAATCGGAGTGGGATTGCACCAGGTCGAATCCGGTCTCGGCAAAATGCACACTCTCGGCACCACCACCCCAGAACAGCGGCGCCCAGGAATTCACGTAGTTGTGCTCGGTCGCCAGCTCCCGGTCGGCGTCGCTGATTTTCTTCACGCCGTCGTTCCAGGCCGCCATGGTGGGAATGCCCGCATCCGCCACCAGCTTGCTGACCCGCTTGGCGTAGAGCTCGCCCAGCTCATCAATGGCATTCACTTCGCCACTGGCGATCAGTTTCTGGCACTGCGGGGAATTGCTCCAGGGTTTGTTGCGCTGTTCCGCGGTGACATCC
This Microbulbifer sp. Q7 DNA region includes the following protein-coding sequences:
- a CDS encoding GMC family oxidoreductase → MARSKVYDYVIIGGGSAGCVLANRLSADEQNRVCLLEAGPSDHSLLIQMPVGIGYLLPGKRFNLHHYTEPQPNLDNRRLFWPRGRVLGGSSAINAMIYTRGNPGDYNAWEAAGNPDWGWSGMLPYFLLAEGNQRGSDAYHSGFGPLAVSDLKWKSAAGEAFLSAAREAGHRLNHDFNGHQQNGVGFYQVTQKFGRRCSAATAYLYPVKNRPNLSIFTSAPAARLEFKGDRVAAVRMLNGDRIVANKEVILSAGAIQSPQLLMLSGVGPEEQLKKLGIVSQCHLPGVGQNLQDHLDITQVVQTNTAVGFNDALWPKLKAALHFPEYLLLNRGMLTNNVAEAGGFASSSLAGEYPDIQFHLSAVPLFNHGFTKKPGNGYSLHACALRPKSRGSISLASRDPRALPLIQPNYLSHPEDLQVLVEGFEMVREIIEKSALKTVHKDWWSPAEALRQPEAIADFIRKNAETIYHPVGTCKMGQDEMAVVDSALRVRGVDGLRVVDASIMPTLISGNTNAPVIAIAEKAAEMILDKSVSHHQQEISESV